The following proteins come from a genomic window of Achromobacter sp. AONIH1:
- a CDS encoding 5-formyltetrahydrofolate cyclo-ligase — MTTQNTPEDTAVPLRARLRQLRADMPENQRSRGGLLMRARLFTWLNAARDEAVKAGRRAPSIVAAFWPMEDEPDLRPLLEQWVEAGITVVLPVVRERNAPLAFLPWTPDAPMRSGAYGIQEPAAGDELPPDVVLAPTLGFTQFGDRVGYGGGYYDRTLAALRDGGQPFTAIGIAWSCGELDADYEPAEHDYPLDAILTEDGWVPEAPLSQPGKGGKTLFSYRLG; from the coding sequence ATGACTACGCAAAATACTCCAGAGGATACCGCAGTCCCGCTGCGCGCGCGATTGCGCCAACTGCGCGCCGACATGCCGGAAAACCAGCGCAGCCGTGGCGGTCTGCTGATGCGCGCAAGGCTGTTCACTTGGCTGAACGCCGCCCGCGACGAAGCGGTCAAGGCGGGCCGCCGCGCGCCCTCCATCGTGGCCGCGTTCTGGCCCATGGAGGACGAACCCGACCTGCGCCCGCTGCTCGAGCAATGGGTGGAAGCCGGCATCACCGTGGTGCTGCCGGTGGTGCGCGAACGCAACGCCCCGCTGGCCTTCCTGCCCTGGACGCCGGACGCCCCCATGCGCAGCGGCGCTTACGGCATCCAGGAACCCGCCGCGGGCGACGAACTGCCGCCCGACGTGGTGCTGGCGCCCACGCTCGGCTTTACCCAGTTTGGCGACCGCGTGGGTTACGGCGGCGGCTACTACGACCGCACGCTGGCCGCGCTGCGCGACGGCGGCCAGCCCTTCACCGCCATCGGCATCGCCTGGAGCTGCGGCGAGCTGGACGCCGACTACGAGCCGGCCGAACACGACTACCCGCTGGACGCCATCCTGACCGAGGACGGCTGGGTGCCCGAGGCGCCGCTGTCGCAACCCGGCAAGGGCGGCAAGACGCTGTTTTCCTATCGGCTCGGCTGA